One part of the Solanum dulcamara chromosome 3, daSolDulc1.2, whole genome shotgun sequence genome encodes these proteins:
- the LOC129883563 gene encoding uncharacterized protein LOC129883563 translates to DNNNNNDDNNNNDDDDNNDDDNNNDDNNNNDDNNNNNDDNNNNDDDDNNDDDDNNDDDDNNYNYNDNDNDDNHNNNNNNNNNNNNNSNNNNNNYNNNNNNNNNNNNDNDNDNNDYDDDDDDDDDDNNNNDDDDDNTNNNNNNNNNNNNDNNTNNNNNDNNTNDNNNNNNNNNNDNNNNNDNNNNNNNNNDNNNNICQLE, encoded by the coding sequence gataataataataataatgatgataataataataatgatgatgatgataataatgatgatgataataataatgatgataataataataatgatgataataataataataatgatgataataataataatgatgatgatgataataatgatgatgatgataataatgatgatgatgataataattataattataatgataatgataatgatgataatcataataataataataataataataataataataataataatagtaataataataataataattataataataataataataataataataataataataatgataatgataatgataataatgattatgatgatgatgatgatgatgatgatgatgataataataataatgatgatgatgatgataatactaataataataataataataataataataataataatgataataatactaataataataataatgataataatactaatgataataataataataataataataataataatgataataataataataatgataataataataataataataataataatgataataataataatatatgccAATTAGAATAA